The Candidatus Dormiibacterota bacterium genome segment AGGTCGGCCAGCCGTATAACGGCATCGTGCCGCTCTATTCGGGCGAAATCGCGGAAGATATCGCCGCCTACCTGGTTCAGTCGGAGCAAATTCCCAGCGTCGTCGCGCTCGGCGTTCTGGCCGACCCCGATGGCGTACGCGCCGCGGGCGGCGTGCTTGCGCAGGTGTTGCCGGGAGCCGACGAAAGGGCCGTCGCCCAACTCGAGGCCCGAGCCCTCGCGATGCCCGCGATAACCACGTTAATCGCGCAAGGCGCCGATGCGCACGCGCTACTCCACGCGCTTGCCGGCGGCATAGAACTGCGCGCGCATCGCTCGACCGACTTGCGCTACGCCTGCTTATGCACGGCGTCGAAGGTGGAAAGCGCGCTCTTGGGCCTCGGCGCGCAAGAACTCCGGCATATGGCGGAAGAACGCGACGAAACCGAAGCGACGTGCGAATTCTGCAAGAAGATTTACGTTTTTACCGCAAACGAACTCGTCGCTCTGGCAGAACGCAGCGAGGAAGAGGCGTAGCGCGCCGCGCGCGCTACTCTGCGGGAAAGAGGTGCGCGAAATCCGGCGGCATGCGATACGGCTCGATCCGCTGCCAATAGGCCTCACGCAGCGC includes the following:
- the hslO gene encoding Hsp33 family molecular chaperone HslO, translating into MISASAPAEGIAIVAAITTELVREARLRHDLSPTATAAVGRLTTGTILFGSSLKGRERITLQLNGDGPLGSVTADSWLLDEGTVGARGYARNPLVDIPLNDRGKFDVAGAVGKGSLQVTKSYEVGQPYNGIVPLYSGEIAEDIAAYLVQSEQIPSVVALGVLADPDGVRAAGGVLAQVLPGADERAVAQLEARALAMPAITTLIAQGADAHALLHALAGGIELRAHRSTDLRYACLCTASKVESALLGLGAQELRHMAEERDETEATCEFCKKIYVFTANELVALAERSEEEA